The following proteins come from a genomic window of Gadus morhua chromosome 11, gadMor3.0, whole genome shotgun sequence:
- the LOC115554670 gene encoding B-cell receptor CD22 isoform X1 yields MKILGIFLIIQGVWSSNLTVVYQSQCAFKGTSVTIPCSYSHPPGHRVLLVTWYRGEPLPGGWTGYPFINSHSMKGHFQYQSDTSGSCTLKINRLLDSDQAGYFVILKTDDDAFTAPYITLTVQDPGITAVVPTVVVERDMVSLICKSKCIGSPPANMVVWSRDGKAVASPTFRAGLDDAGSYQCAWEGLQSNTVTLEVQYLPRNTTVWVEPQGELLKGNSVNLTCSSAANPPIHNYTWWWYSGTAPPPASSMLDLIGTGQVLHLASLVTSQTGYYLCQATNTLGESNSSALLQIEGTTLGREFVFILSGVGVTVFVALTVLVCLWSRKQQKTKENQHSMATRSPSGRSLNSSTNPDPDSMYANVHISSLPSRSLTPPQVLDDVHTHDLAQGGEIAYSTLGNFGGTRPENPGDTKQQPFQPTEAGDAAGHSVIYSSVAEAT; encoded by the exons GCGTGTGGAGCAGCAACTTGACTGTTGTGTACCAAAGCCAGTGCGCTTTTAAAGGGACATCAGTAACAATACCATGCTCTTATAGCCATCCACCCGGTCATAGGGTACTTTTGGTCACCTGGTACAGAGGAGAGCCACTACCTGGCGGGTGGACTGGATATCCCTTCATCAACTCCCACTCAATGAAAGGACATTTTCAATACCAGAGTGACACATCTGGTTCGTGCACATTGAAGATCAACAGGCTGCTTGACTCTGACCAAGCAGGGTACTTTGTTATATTAAAGACAGATGATGATGCGTTCACCGCCCCATATATTACTTTGACCGTTCAAG ACCCAGGGATCACTGCCGTTGTACCGACCGTTGTTGTAGAGAGGGACATGGTGAGTCTGATCTGCAAGTCAAAATGTATTGGCTCTCCGCCGGCCAACATGGTAGTGTGGTCACGAGATGGAAAAGCAGTGGCCAGTCCAACGTTCCGGGCCGGGCTGGACGATGCAGGGAGTTACCAGTGTGCCTGGGAGGGACTGCAGTCCAACACAGTAACCCTCGAAGTTCAAT ACCTTCCACGGAACACAACGGTGTGGGTCGAACCCCAAGGAGAGCTGTTGAAAGGCAATAGCGTGAACCTGACCTGCAGCAGTGCTGCCAACCCACCAATACACAACTACACCTGGTGGTGGTACAGTGGTACTGCACCACCCCCCGCCAGCTCCATGCTGGACCTCATCGGAACGGGACAGGTGTTGCACCTGGCCTCTCTGGTGACCTCTCAGACAGGATATTACCTCTGCCAGGCCACGAATACTCTGGGGGAGAGCAACTCCTCTGCACTGCTGCAGATTGAGGGGACCACACTGG GCAGAGAATTTGTGTTCATCTTATCTGGAGTAGGAGTCACAGTCTTCGTAGCCCTCACTGTGCTGGTTTGCCTTTGGTCACG GAAACAACAAAAGACCAAGGAAAACCAACAC AGCATGGCTACCAGAAGCCCCAGTGGGAGGAGCCTCAACTCTTCAACCAATCCCGACCCAGACTCCATGTATGCCAACGTACACATCTCTTCATTACCCAGTCGGTCACTGACTCCTCCCCAGGTTCTCGATGACGTCCACACGCATGACTTAGCACAG GGAGGTGAAATTGCCTATTCCACCCTTGGCAATTTTGGTGGAACCAGACCTGAAAATCCCGGAGACACAAAGCAGCAGCCATTCCA ACCAACAGAAGCAGGGGATGCAGCAGGACACTCTGTGATCTACAGCTCAGTGGCTGAAGCAACATGA
- the LOC115554670 gene encoding B-cell receptor CD22 isoform X5 produces MKILGIFLIIQDPGITAVVPTVVVERDMVSLICKSKCIGSPPANMVVWSRDGKAVASPTFRAGLDDAGSYQCAWEGLQSNTVTLEVQYLPRNTTVWVEPQGELLKGNSVNLTCSSAANPPIHNYTWWWYSGTAPPPASSMLDLIGTGQVLHLASLVTSQTGYYLCQATNTLGESNSSALLQIEGTTLGREFVFILSGVGVTVFVALTVLVCLWSRKQQKTKENQHSMATRSPSGRSLNSSTNPDPDSMYANVHISSLPSRSLTPPQVLDDVHTHDLAQGGEIAYSTLGNFGGTRPENPGDTKQQPFQPTEAGDAAGHSVIYSSVAEAT; encoded by the exons ACCCAGGGATCACTGCCGTTGTACCGACCGTTGTTGTAGAGAGGGACATGGTGAGTCTGATCTGCAAGTCAAAATGTATTGGCTCTCCGCCGGCCAACATGGTAGTGTGGTCACGAGATGGAAAAGCAGTGGCCAGTCCAACGTTCCGGGCCGGGCTGGACGATGCAGGGAGTTACCAGTGTGCCTGGGAGGGACTGCAGTCCAACACAGTAACCCTCGAAGTTCAAT ACCTTCCACGGAACACAACGGTGTGGGTCGAACCCCAAGGAGAGCTGTTGAAAGGCAATAGCGTGAACCTGACCTGCAGCAGTGCTGCCAACCCACCAATACACAACTACACCTGGTGGTGGTACAGTGGTACTGCACCACCCCCCGCCAGCTCCATGCTGGACCTCATCGGAACGGGACAGGTGTTGCACCTGGCCTCTCTGGTGACCTCTCAGACAGGATATTACCTCTGCCAGGCCACGAATACTCTGGGGGAGAGCAACTCCTCTGCACTGCTGCAGATTGAGGGGACCACACTGG GCAGAGAATTTGTGTTCATCTTATCTGGAGTAGGAGTCACAGTCTTCGTAGCCCTCACTGTGCTGGTTTGCCTTTGGTCACG GAAACAACAAAAGACCAAGGAAAACCAACAC AGCATGGCTACCAGAAGCCCCAGTGGGAGGAGCCTCAACTCTTCAACCAATCCCGACCCAGACTCCATGTATGCCAACGTACACATCTCTTCATTACCCAGTCGGTCACTGACTCCTCCCCAGGTTCTCGATGACGTCCACACGCATGACTTAGCACAG GGAGGTGAAATTGCCTATTCCACCCTTGGCAATTTTGGTGGAACCAGACCTGAAAATCCCGGAGACACAAAGCAGCAGCCATTCCA ACCAACAGAAGCAGGGGATGCAGCAGGACACTCTGTGATCTACAGCTCAGTGGCTGAAGCAACATGA